The DNA window TGCCGTccaaaaaactagagcatatataccctttatactaacggacatacacgtgtcataatcttattcaTCAACtcgatatttattaaatattaaatcaaCGGATAAGATTGCGTCATGTGTCCCTATTTAGGTTTTCGTTAGAATAAAGGACTTacatgctctagtttttggatgacAGCGGCACAAATGTCTCAAAAGTATGATAGATGTATCTGTATATCATTtataatagttcaaaatatatttgttctttttcccttaaaaaaaaataatttcaaatatatttacttaCTACATATTTGATAAGTAAATAAGGACGGAGAGTATATTGCAAGCTACTTGCCAACTAATTACAATTGTGACAGCCATGACCAAGAGGAAATCCACAcgctttatattttttttttccaattcaaTCAATTGATACAGCAATTCACTTTCCAACCAATATCCTCTGAAAGTCAAGGTTCATATCtgattatttttcatcaaaagatCTAATTGCGTAGTTGTGCCAGAAGAAAGATAGCTATACTGATTTGGTATACTCTAAAGACGCCgtattaattttgtaaaattgaggtgaaagaagaagaagaagatggatcataaagggaaaaaagataGGTCTAAAGTTGTGGCATATTGTTGCTGCCCTTGTATTGTAGTGTCTTCTACATTCTCTGTTTTAAAGAGGGCACTCTTTGTGGTCTCTTTCCCTGTTTTGCAGTGCTTTGGATGGGATGAACATAGACATCAACATCATCACCACAGACATTTTTGATTCTTCAATTCATAGATTAACTTCTTGTTCTATAAATTCACAggttcattaatttttatttttattttgaaagttTCAACTTGTAGAAGAATAGAAAGGggaaaaaacaatcaattacTTGGTTGTTGGGTAGTATTTTACCTTGTATTCTGCTAGTTAATTTAGTTGTGAGCTATTGTTTGTTTACcttgaaacaaaaaagaaaaatattacacaagGTAAGGTTCAAATATATTACTACTGCTGTTCTGTTTGATTGTCTcttcaaaaattgtattttgcCAGCTACAATTTTGTCCTTGGTGATAAGAATTTGTAGTTTTAAAACCATTCCTATCCATTCCACATTTGTCTTGTTTTTGCAATCAATTTTGTCCTTATTAAAATGCTTTGACTAAATTACAAAAATGATGGGAAAGAATCAAAGTAGCTTAGTTGTGTTGGGACCGCGCGTACCACCACCCTAACTCCACATTAGTATGATATTGTCCGCTTTGGGTCAAGTCCTTACGGATTTGTTTTTGGGCACATCCCAAAAGGCCTCATACTAATGGAGTTGGGTGGGCACTTATATATTGGTacatttcttcttctccatccGATGTGGAATAGGTTTGTTACCCAACAAGTTGGCCCGATGACTATctgaattttcattttattggtGATGATTCAATTTGATTCTCACCCTTgaaatttttcaacaaaaaaaaaagataatctatAACACTCGACTATGTTGAGTAACTAAGAAGTAGCGTTCATAATATTATTGAAATACCAGTTTATGGCCTAAAATCACCATCTTATAGACAAAGtaggaaaaaggaaagaaattcaGTTCCAGCGATTGCTTTTTGTGCTGATGGCAAATAGGACGGATCAAAGAATTAAATAGGATAGGGTGCACAACAATATTTAAATAGGGCAGAACGGGTCAAAaccatttttatcaaaatattaaatgGGACGGGCAGGTGGTAGGGCAAGGTCAAGCTTGGGCTTGTTTAGCTATTTGTTATGCTTGTGAAGTTTAGAAATCTCAATAAGACAAACAATTAAATGGGGCAGAGGAAGACAACAGAATTGGAGCCGGAGGAAGTATTTGACAATGCTGATGAACAATTATCAAGAAAGTAAGGTGACCAAATGGTTTATGTTAGCCTTAGGTTAGGTGACCAAATGGGTAATAATATGCCTCCCTTGATGCTTTCTGCCTTGTGAAAACAGAAATTTCCAAATTCCAACAGTTTAATATACTACATTCAAacatttatattactttttcaCATACAGACTATCCTTagctacataaaataaaataacagtaTTCGAAATTAATTAGCACCCAACACAACAAAATTACACATAAGACTGAATTCAGAtccaaaatatttatcattgGCATTGCATGAGTTGACATCGTAATCTCTTGACATCAGAGTGTTTGAGAGGCTTCAACATGAACATCTGAGCCCCTTCTTCCATGCATCTGTTCATTTCACATATTGTATTAGTTAAATATCATAACAGAGttacattttttataattaaagatACGAGTCATCGATAAACTTACTGATCAATGCGAGTTGGGATATTCTCAGATGACATAATAACAACTGGTACATCCTTCAAAATCGACGATTCCTGCTTGCATTTCAACTAATTaaacaacattttaatttcttcatagaATGTTGAACTATTAACTAAAAACTACCTTAATTTTCTTAAGCAATTCATAACCAGTCATTCCTGGCATACAATAATCTGTTATTATCATATTAACCTTTGAACCCTGTTGAAACAAAAAGATCATAAATATTTACACTAACATCCCTTGAATAAAGAAAAGCAAATAACTgtttaattaaagaaataattacaTTGTTATTTGTAGAGTGCTCCTGATCAGCTCCTAATCCCAAGTACTCCAAGGCCcttagaccattttctgcagtaGTCACTAAAGCCAACTCACAAATTTTAGAAACTAAACATCCAATTTTCATCTAATAATCATATTTTGAGGAGATTAGCCCAACTAATCAAGATTTATGTCGATAGAAGACTATACATCGcgaaaaaaacaattcaaaagaTACTACTTGTATTAATTTAGTTAAGTCCGAGGCGGACCCACATGTATATGTAGGGTGCACGTGCACTTGttaatttttcagaaaaaattatgtaaaactAAATATAATTAACAGTGTATCTGGAAAGCATAAAAGGGCACTTGGTACTATTGGTACAATCGAATACGATATTATCGGTTAATTGTCATTGAAAGTTTCGCTAACGTCTAAATTAAGATAATATTGATGTAACCTTCAAATCCTGAATTCACCTttgaaataagataaaattatcTTTACTAGGTACAGATGAACCATGGTATTAATTTGTGGCCATATCTAGAGCTAGTTAGGATGCAATTATTTTCCTATATGATACTAATAAATAATGGTATCCAGAAGGATTTTCCTATTtttggaaggaaaaaaagaaaaagagaattgaCGTAAACTGAGTATAAAAGTCTACATCAAAGGATTCGAAAAGATATGAAGGAAGCAGTGTATAAATCCTATTCATAAAAAGTTTAGCATATCCAAAAGTCATATAAATCGgtatcatttattttacttttcctACACGTTTATTCTTTTCCCCTCATAATTAaactcttcttttattttaattttttctttaattaccATTCCTTAATTTTAAGGAAATAAGAGGGAGGGAGAGTGATGTCATAATGatccaaaatttgaattagtGAATCTTGAATTTCATTAAACCTATCATTACTCCTATgtgataacaacaacaacatattagTGATCTAATTTTATAAAAGCAGAAAGACTATTTTAGATAAATTCTTTGTTTAAGTAAAGAATATCGAAAAACTAGTgtataaaagtgaaaaaaatcatgctaaaaacaGTGTCAACGAGAATCTTATGTAATTACAAACAGTGTCAACTTAACATAAGTTTGTATATTTAATATTTCCTTCGTTACTTTGagttatcatattatatttttcgaaagtcaatttgattaatttttaaaatttaaatcagtacattagttttatattttaaactaaaaatttagatatttaaaaactatacgaaaagtactataaatt is part of the Solanum stenotomum isolate F172 chromosome 8, ASM1918654v1, whole genome shotgun sequence genome and encodes:
- the LOC125872794 gene encoding two-component response regulator ARR17-like is translated as MDFFSSSSTISSHEEPHVLAVDDNLIDRKLVEKLLKKSSCKVTTAENGLRALEYLGLGADQEHSTNNNGSKVNMIITDYCMPGMTGYELLKKIKESSILKDVPVVIMSSENIPTRIDQCMEEGAQMFMLKPLKHSDVKRLRCQLMQCQ